The Dehalobacter sp. region TGATATGTTCCGATTTTGACTCATATGGAACAACAATATCATTCAGTCCAAATTCATTGTGAGTTTCAATTATAACAACTTTGGGTTCAATGATTGATACGGCATCCCAAACCCAATAGTCATTACCATCAATATCAATTGAGAGGAGCCCAATTTCTCCTTTTATTCCAGTTTCACCAATTATTTGATTCACATTCTCCGGGGTCACCTTTTTACAGATGAATTTTGGTTTGTACTGTAATGGATTAGGATATTTGTTATAGAAACGTCTGCCACGTTTAACACTCCATTTGTCACAATCAATAAACAAACCATACCAACCGAAATTAAAGAAGAGATTAGCACAATTGCTATTGATTCCGTCATTTGCGCCAATTTCCACAAACTGTTTGTTATCCATTCCGATTATTGAGAAAATGAACAGCAATTTGCCATCTTCTTCATTTTGTGAAAATACCCGGAAACCAGTATCAATTAGATTAGGTACCTTACCTGATTGAGCAAGATCTTGATAATAATGAAAAAGTTTCCGTTGTTGAATTTGGATTGATGGATTAAACCTATTCCGGATTTTCAGGATTAAGAACCAGTCTTTAAGGATATGCTTTAATATGTTCATCTTCAATTGTTAGCGGTTAATAATGCCAAACGTTCGGCGGTATGTGCAGTTGGTCCGCCAGCTGGCGGACGGTGGCGCGTGTTTTTGCACTCGTGGTGCGATGCAGGATTATGCGGTTATTACTTTATTCTCGCGTTGGCAAAAACCGTGACACCAGGAGGGGGCCCCGGCGGGAGCCGGGGCGGCCTGCACCGCCATTGAAGGTCTTTCATTTTGACCAGAAGATTCTCGCGGTGCAGAAGCCAATGACATATACCTACCTGTTAGAGGCAGTGCTGTTTATTTGATTAACCTCTCCACGATTTCTTTTACCGAGATAGCAGTGTCACGGTACTCAAGAGCTTCTTTTTCATCTGGGATGTAAAAGTCGTCAGGATATCTCACACTTACTCCAAAGTCTGTCAGGCTTTTAAAATCTATCTGAAAGGCTTCTTTGTTTATTTTCTGACATTCAATAAGGAGAAAGTCTAGATCATGTGTTCTTGGAAAGTCTACATCATGATAAGCCAGGAATGCTTTAAGGAACTTTTCAGACGCTTGCTGAGCATGAAAGCAGATACTGCTTGTGTAATATTCAGCACCTGCATTCACAAGGCTTTTTATTACGGCAATATCCTCATTTGCCCTGAATAGCCAATTCTTAATATATTCAGCTTTGTACTTGGTCATAGGAGTATTGCTTCATTAAGAATATTCTTAATAATATGACCAGGTAACTTTCTCTTTTTATTGACCTCTT contains the following coding sequences:
- a CDS encoding HEPN domain-containing protein; amino-acid sequence: MTKYKAEYIKNWLFRANEDIAVIKSLVNAGAEYYTSSICFHAQQASEKFLKAFLAYHDVDFPRTHDLDFLLIECQKINKEAFQIDFKSLTDFGVSVRYPDDFYIPDEKEALEYRDTAISVKEIVERLIK